In Chitinivibrionales bacterium, one genomic interval encodes:
- the tgt gene encoding tRNA guanosine(34) transglycosylase Tgt, protein MNNTIQPMFFNLVHADHATKARAGIIRTAHGPVETPVFMPVGTQATVKSLSPADLDECGCSMILANTYHLHLRPGDELVAAAGGLHAFESWERPILTDSGGFQVFSLRDISKITDEGVWFQSYIDGSKHFFSPERSIEIQRNLGADVIMVFDECPPAKAAARDIERAVDRTIQWAWRCRDAHAAQPIKHGYPQELFAVVQGGLDKGQRRRCAEALVGLDLPGYAVGGLAVGETVPEMYDAAAFTCSLLPEAKPRYLMGVGTPENIIECISRGIDMFDCVLPTRNARNGTAFSWDGKINIRNACHTRDFGRGLSASCGCYACKNFSRAYLRHLFLAGEILSLRLLTLHNVYFYMDLVRQARAHIVQGDFAAFSAETLSRMQKTESGGEERLATGADDE, encoded by the coding sequence ATGAATAATACGATACAACCGATGTTTTTCAACCTTGTGCACGCCGACCATGCCACAAAGGCGCGCGCCGGGATAATCCGAACCGCTCATGGACCCGTTGAGACGCCCGTGTTCATGCCCGTGGGGACGCAGGCGACGGTCAAGTCGCTTTCGCCGGCAGACCTTGACGAATGCGGATGCTCCATGATCCTCGCGAACACCTACCATCTGCACCTGCGGCCGGGCGACGAGCTTGTCGCCGCCGCGGGCGGGCTCCATGCATTCGAGAGCTGGGAGCGGCCGATCCTCACGGACAGCGGCGGGTTCCAGGTGTTCAGCCTTCGCGACATTTCCAAGATCACGGACGAGGGTGTCTGGTTCCAGTCGTACATCGACGGCTCGAAACATTTTTTCTCGCCGGAGCGTTCCATCGAGATCCAGCGCAACCTCGGCGCCGACGTCATCATGGTGTTCGACGAATGCCCGCCCGCAAAGGCCGCTGCCCGCGATATTGAGCGGGCCGTTGACCGCACCATCCAGTGGGCCTGGCGCTGCCGCGACGCGCACGCGGCCCAGCCAATCAAGCACGGATATCCGCAGGAGCTGTTCGCGGTTGTCCAGGGCGGCCTTGACAAAGGACAGCGGCGGCGCTGCGCCGAAGCGCTGGTCGGGCTCGACCTGCCAGGGTATGCCGTGGGCGGGCTGGCCGTGGGCGAGACCGTCCCGGAGATGTATGATGCGGCCGCCTTCACCTGCTCGCTGCTGCCGGAAGCCAAGCCGCGGTACCTCATGGGCGTCGGCACGCCTGAAAACATCATTGAATGCATTTCCCGCGGCATTGACATGTTCGACTGCGTGCTGCCCACGCGCAACGCGCGTAACGGGACCGCGTTTTCGTGGGACGGAAAAATCAACATAAGGAATGCCTGCCACACGAGGGACTTCGGCCGCGGCCTGAGCGCCTCATGCGGCTGCTACGCGTGCAAAAATTTCAGCAGGGCGTATCTGCGCCATTTATTTCTTGCCGGAGAAATTTTATCCTTGCGGCTCCTCACCCTGCACAATGTTTATTTCTATATGGACCTGGTGCGGCAGGCGCGCGCCCATATCGTCCAGGGTGATTTTGCCGCATTTTCAGCGGAAACGCTTTCGCGAATGCAAAAAACGGAAAGCGGCGGCGAAGAACGGCTTGCCACGGGAGCGGACGATGAATGA
- a CDS encoding aminopeptidase, with translation MNEQFRESARIALMECLGLGRQETLLVVCDPPCAEIGWMFWSVGSKRCREAVLVQISPRKQNGNEPPQPVGEWFGRFDVAVMPTSKSLSHTQARRKASEQGTRIATLPGITKDMFVRTMRTDWKKLGIITRKVAGLLSCAKAVRITSDAGTDLSFKTGGRAAKADDGRLIFKGAFGNLPAGEAYLAPLEGTAEGRIVIDGSFPLAGLCKTPLDIRVKKGKVAEVGEHLCKAELEQLFKKYGSPAKNIAEFGVGTLDTAIISGNTLEDEKVRGTCHIAFGDNASMGGWVKVPMHLDGIIKRPTIWLDEKLWMKNGILV, from the coding sequence ATGAATGAGCAGTTCAGGGAATCGGCGCGCATCGCGCTCATGGAATGCCTCGGCCTCGGCCGGCAGGAAACGCTCCTTGTCGTATGCGACCCGCCCTGCGCCGAGATCGGGTGGATGTTCTGGAGCGTGGGCAGCAAGCGGTGCCGGGAGGCGGTGCTGGTGCAGATCTCGCCGCGCAAGCAGAACGGCAACGAGCCCCCGCAGCCGGTGGGCGAGTGGTTCGGCAGGTTCGACGTCGCCGTGATGCCCACGTCAAAATCGCTCTCGCACACCCAGGCGCGTCGCAAGGCCAGCGAGCAGGGCACGCGCATCGCCACGCTGCCCGGCATAACCAAGGACATGTTCGTCCGCACCATGCGTACCGACTGGAAAAAACTCGGCATCATCACGCGCAAGGTGGCCGGGCTGCTTTCTTGCGCAAAGGCGGTGAGAATAACCTCGGACGCAGGCACCGATCTTTCGTTTAAAACCGGCGGCAGGGCTGCCAAGGCCGACGACGGCCGCCTCATCTTCAAAGGCGCGTTTGGAAACCTGCCCGCGGGCGAGGCCTACCTTGCGCCGCTCGAAGGTACGGCCGAGGGCCGCATCGTCATCGACGGATCGTTTCCGCTCGCCGGACTGTGCAAAACGCCGCTTGACATACGGGTGAAAAAGGGGAAGGTGGCCGAGGTCGGCGAGCACCTCTGCAAGGCCGAGCTCGAGCAGCTGTTCAAAAAATACGGCTCGCCCGCGAAAAACATCGCGGAGTTCGGCGTGGGTACGCTCGACACCGCGATCATTTCCGGCAACACGCTCGAGGACGAAAAAGTGAGGGGGACCTGCCACATCGCGTTCGGCGACAATGCGTCCATGGGCGGCTGGGTGAAGGTGCCGATGCATCTGGACGGAATAATAAAAAGGCCGACGATATGGCTGGATGAAAAGTTGTGGATGAAAAATGGAATACTAGTGTAA
- a CDS encoding FAD-binding oxidoreductase: MNPSTVLSISVDINRGRKKVQVNKGSSLLAGLARNGVFIPSACGGNARCGYCKIKVISPDTPPTPPELALLSDLEKKDGVRLACQTKPEKNIAIEIPEELFSVKRFSGKVLRKKMYTYDILGLSIGLVNPSTIDFRSGQYLQLKSMPYDGKEAVLRDFSIASSPSQKNSVELMIRRIPNGIFTPWAIDVLKEGDSISFSGPYGKFGATNTGKPMLCIAGGSGMAPMWSILQDMREKKSNRRIHYFFGALTQKDLFLVEELNGLKKELADFTFTPALSNEPADSDWDGERGLITEVVARIIPDCSDYEAYLCGSPGMINACLAVLKKGGMKDENIFYDKFA, translated from the coding sequence ATGAACCCGTCAACTGTTTTATCAATCTCGGTTGATATAAACCGCGGTCGAAAAAAGGTTCAGGTCAACAAGGGATCCTCGCTCCTTGCAGGACTTGCCAGAAACGGCGTTTTTATTCCCTCCGCCTGCGGCGGCAACGCGCGGTGCGGGTATTGCAAAATAAAAGTTATATCTCCCGACACCCCCCCCACGCCGCCGGAATTAGCGCTGCTGTCGGACCTTGAAAAAAAAGACGGCGTCCGCCTTGCCTGCCAGACCAAACCCGAAAAGAACATTGCCATAGAAATTCCCGAAGAACTTTTTTCAGTAAAGCGCTTTTCAGGAAAAGTCCTGCGGAAAAAAATGTACACCTATGATATTCTTGGGCTCAGCATCGGCCTTGTGAACCCTTCAACAATCGACTTTAGATCAGGTCAGTATCTTCAATTAAAATCAATGCCTTATGATGGTAAGGAAGCGGTACTCAGGGATTTCTCAATAGCATCGTCTCCATCACAAAAAAATTCGGTGGAATTGATGATCCGCAGAATTCCAAACGGCATTTTCACGCCGTGGGCGATCGATGTTTTAAAGGAAGGCGACAGCATTTCTTTTTCCGGGCCTTACGGTAAATTCGGTGCAACAAATACCGGCAAACCCATGTTGTGCATTGCCGGGGGAAGCGGCATGGCGCCGATGTGGTCGATCCTTCAGGACATGCGCGAGAAGAAATCCAACCGCCGGATCCACTATTTTTTCGGCGCGCTCACGCAAAAAGACCTTTTTCTTGTTGAGGAACTGAACGGACTGAAAAAGGAACTGGCCGATTTCACATTTACGCCTGCACTTTCCAACGAACCTGCGGACAGCGACTGGGACGGCGAACGCGGGCTCATCACCGAAGTCGTGGCACGTATTATTCCCGATTGTTCAGACTATGAAGCGTATCTCTGCGGCTCGCCCGGGATGATCAACGCCTGTCTCGCGGTATTGAAGAAGGGCGGAATGAAGGATGAAAATATTTTTTATGATAAATTTGCCTAA
- the ptsP gene encoding phosphoenolpyruvate--protein phosphotransferase — protein sequence MAKKVFEGLAITSGKVLAPACLYASELHKAVEEYSIAEKDLSAELQRFEAALAESSRELESISINVADKVGNVESEIFMAQKHIMNDAAIVRQIREGIRDKKKNAEAVVFEVFSAYEEKFKVMDNQYMRERGSDIVEIRRRLLDNLKMKKGGFLCEGQEHCQRGTNRIIVTEEFTADMMSHMNFERVRGFVTEHGGVSSHAAIIARSLGIPSVTGVRGIMELVRCGDHVLLDGDSGRVYLNPPHDLVKKVITVVDVKAREKISLVTPPGMAVLANASILEDVQQAAHLRADGIGLYRTEIMFIKEDRLLTQDEQHGRYQKVVDEMKGRPVTFRLLDVGGDKPLPFLRIQKESNPYLGWRGARFLLGNPDIFSDQVRALGRVAKTGRIRILFPMVVDERQIRMLVEGTREVLASVPGAAENVELGAMFEVPSACMQARRIFKLVDFGSIGSNDLIQYLFAVDRNNEQVSADYNPEHPVLWDLLTDLVSAAREAGRDLSICGEMAGKEGFAARLLDIGIHSLSVSPRLIPQVRNEMAEYHEAAKKGPARSVKGQAGTKLKTRLLHSPSATKAQ from the coding sequence ATGGCGAAAAAAGTTTTTGAAGGGCTCGCGATCACCTCGGGAAAAGTACTGGCGCCCGCTTGCCTTTACGCATCGGAACTCCATAAGGCGGTTGAGGAATATTCCATCGCCGAGAAGGACCTTTCGGCGGAGCTGCAGCGATTTGAGGCGGCGCTCGCCGAGAGTTCCCGGGAGCTGGAGAGCATCTCCATCAACGTGGCGGACAAGGTAGGCAACGTCGAATCCGAGATATTCATGGCGCAGAAGCACATCATGAACGATGCCGCCATCGTACGGCAGATACGCGAGGGGATCCGTGATAAGAAGAAAAACGCCGAGGCCGTCGTGTTCGAGGTGTTCAGCGCCTACGAGGAAAAGTTCAAGGTCATGGACAACCAATACATGCGCGAGCGCGGCTCCGACATCGTCGAAATCCGGCGGCGGCTGCTCGACAACCTGAAAATGAAGAAGGGCGGCTTCCTCTGCGAAGGTCAGGAACACTGCCAGCGCGGCACGAACCGGATCATCGTCACCGAGGAATTCACGGCCGACATGATGTCGCACATGAATTTCGAGCGCGTGCGCGGGTTCGTCACCGAGCACGGCGGCGTGTCGTCGCACGCCGCGATCATCGCGCGTTCGCTCGGCATCCCGTCGGTCACCGGCGTGCGCGGCATCATGGAACTTGTCAGATGCGGAGATCACGTGCTTCTGGACGGCGACAGCGGGCGGGTGTACCTCAACCCGCCGCACGACCTGGTGAAAAAGGTGATCACCGTCGTCGATGTGAAGGCCCGGGAGAAAATCTCGCTCGTGACCCCGCCCGGCATGGCGGTGCTCGCGAACGCGAGCATCCTCGAGGACGTGCAGCAGGCCGCGCACCTCAGGGCCGACGGCATAGGACTTTACAGAACAGAAATAATGTTCATCAAGGAGGACCGCCTGCTCACCCAGGACGAGCAGCACGGCCGGTACCAGAAGGTGGTGGACGAGATGAAGGGGCGGCCGGTGACGTTCCGGCTGCTCGACGTGGGCGGCGACAAGCCGCTCCCGTTTCTGCGGATCCAGAAGGAGTCCAACCCGTACCTGGGATGGCGCGGCGCGCGGTTTTTGCTGGGCAACCCGGACATCTTCAGCGACCAGGTACGCGCGCTCGGCCGCGTGGCGAAAACCGGGAGGATAAGAATCCTGTTCCCCATGGTCGTTGACGAACGGCAAATACGGATGCTGGTGGAGGGCACGCGCGAGGTGCTGGCGTCGGTTCCGGGCGCCGCCGAAAACGTTGAGCTCGGCGCCATGTTCGAGGTGCCCAGCGCGTGCATGCAGGCGCGGCGGATCTTCAAGCTCGTCGACTTCGGCAGCATCGGCTCGAACGACCTGATCCAATACCTGTTCGCGGTCGACCGGAACAACGAGCAGGTCTCGGCCGACTATAATCCCGAGCATCCCGTTCTGTGGGACCTTTTAACCGATCTGGTGTCCGCCGCGCGCGAGGCGGGCAGGGACCTTTCCATCTGCGGAGAGATGGCGGGCAAGGAGGGCTTTGCCGCGCGATTGCTTGACATAGGAATACATTCGCTCAGCGTGAGCCCCCGGCTGATTCCGCAGGTGCGGAACGAGATGGCGGAATACCATGAGGCCGCCAAAAAAGGCCCTGCGCGTTCTGTAAAGGGCCAGGCCGGCACGAAGCTGAAAACCCGTCTCCTCCATTCACCTTCCGCGACAAAGGCGCAATAA
- a CDS encoding TIGR02757 family protein produces the protein MSGQLKAELDNIYTVFHCPYYLYLDPVQYVHRFVGKQNIEIGGLLCSSLSYGRVEQIRNSIEKVLRITGTEIYDFSTAVPLREKMRLLSGIKHRFNTGTDIALLLECCAVATGHYGSLEALFVKGLKKSENTIKEALDKFVLSMRAVAAAILKNRPSGMYFFLPRPAAGSTCKRLNMFLRWMIREDDGIDCGAWKSISPSKLVMPVDTHVAALAKRLALTKRKSVDWRMAEEITATLKTVYPNDPVRCDFSLCRAGMVDFRNLWKAA, from the coding sequence ATGAGCGGTCAACTTAAGGCTGAGTTGGACAACATTTACACGGTTTTTCATTGTCCATATTATTTGTATCTTGATCCGGTTCAGTATGTCCATCGGTTCGTAGGAAAACAAAACATCGAAATCGGCGGCCTTCTGTGTTCGTCCCTTTCTTACGGCAGGGTGGAGCAGATTCGAAACAGCATTGAAAAAGTGCTTCGGATCACGGGGACCGAAATTTATGATTTCTCCACTGCTGTTCCGCTGCGTGAAAAAATGAGACTCCTTTCCGGCATTAAACACAGGTTCAATACCGGAACGGATATCGCGCTGCTGCTCGAATGCTGCGCTGTAGCGACCGGGCATTACGGATCGCTTGAGGCGTTGTTCGTAAAAGGCCTGAAAAAGTCCGAGAATACAATAAAAGAAGCCCTGGACAAATTTGTCCTGTCCATGCGTGCCGTTGCCGCCGCAATTCTTAAAAACAGGCCTTCCGGCATGTATTTTTTCTTGCCAAGGCCGGCCGCGGGCAGCACCTGCAAGCGGCTGAACATGTTTTTGCGGTGGATGATACGGGAGGATGACGGGATTGACTGCGGGGCATGGAAATCAATTTCTCCTTCGAAGCTCGTGATGCCCGTGGACACTCATGTCGCCGCGCTGGCAAAAAGACTGGCACTGACAAAAAGAAAATCGGTTGACTGGCGCATGGCCGAGGAAATCACTGCAACATTGAAAACCGTGTACCCAAACGACCCGGTGCGCTGCGACTTTTCGCTGTGCAGGGCCGGCATGGTTGATTTCAGAAATCTTTGGAAAGCGGCGTGA